The Diceros bicornis minor isolate mBicDic1 chromosome 28, mDicBic1.mat.cur, whole genome shotgun sequence genomic sequence atatacatgtatatatgaggatatatatacacacacatatagatgtttatatatattccatctatatgtatatatgtatacatatatccccatctatatatatgtatacatacatatataactcTTCTTGTATGTATATGGAGAAATATGTATTCCCATCTCTGACAGCTACTGTTGTATGCCTACGGAATTTATATCACTTATGTTTCTATTTTCTAACAACTTAAATGGAAATAGAACACTACTTCCTGGTGCAACAATGAAGATTTTATCTGGTGTGGATTTAATTAGGAAATGCATGTAAAGCCCTTAGcgtagtgcccagcacagagtatAAGCCCCACAATGTTCACCATTATTCTGAAAGTTAATTTGTGGACTTTCCTGGTTTGGGGAGCTATTCTGGCATGAAGCAGCTTTAAATGACCACCTACTTCTAGATTTCTATGAGTTTACAGCTCTAGGTCAACAAGACCTGGCCAGGTTCACCAGAAGAGTGTGACAATGCTCCAACAACACTGCCTCATCACTGGATTCTCACGGTACTTTAAGGCAGAAACAACTGATACCAGTTTGCGGAGGCTCATCTACTATTTCTGCCACAGCGAATTATTACTATTTGGCCCTGTCTCAGTGTCTCAAATTGTCCCAGTATTCTCATAAAAACCATATTCATAGAAGGGAGCAAACTTGCtttttttgttcactgctatgttCTCAGTGCTTAGCAGAGGGGTGGGTTCAGACACAACATTCCATGAATAATGGTTGAATGAAACAGTGAACACCCTCTTGCTTCTGCTCAATGAGGTCTTGTTGGTTACTTTTGGGTGTAATGTTTTTCTGGAGCTAGACTGTGAGAGAGGGAAGATGCATGCATCCACATGtgtgaaaaattaaaaggaatgtAGTTAAAATTCCACTGTTTTCTCAGAAAATTACAGTATGGAATGTATCGCTCTCATTCTTTCTGATATTCCTAATCCTCCTTTATCTGCAGCGTGTAAAAGCACAACATGTGGCCTGACAACCGGAGCAGTgtgtctgaattcctcctcctggggTTTCCCATCCTGCCAGAGCAGCAGGACGTGTTCTTTGCCCTGTTCCTGAGTATGTACCTGACCACGGTGCTggggaacctgctcatcatcctgCTCATCAGCCTGGACTctcacctccacacccccatgtactttttcctcagcCACCTGGCCTTCTCTGACATCTCCTTTTCATCGATTACTGTCCCAAAGATGCTGATGAACATGCAGACTCAATGCCATTCTATCACATATGCAGGGTGCATTTCACAGGtgtatttctttatattctttggtTGCCTTGACAGTTTTCTCCTAGCAGTGATGGCATATGACAGGTATGTGGCCATCTGTCACCCTCTCCACTATACCATCATCATGAGAGATGAGCTTTGTGTTATCCTAGTGGCTGGGTCCTGGTTCTCCTCTTGTGCCCAAGCCCTGTTGCACACCCTTCTCGTGGACCAGTTGTCTTTCTGTGCAGGAACTGTCATCCCCCACTTCTTTTGTGATCTTTCTGTTGTACTCAAGTCCTCCTGCTCAGACACCTCCCTCAATGAGCTGCTCATCCTCACTGAAGGAGGACTGATCTTCAGCCTGCCATTGAGTGCTATCTTGGGCTCATATATCCGCATGGCAGTCGTCATCCTGAAGGTCCCCACCTTAGAAAGAATCTCTAAAGCTTTGTCTACATGTGTCTCCCACCTCTTTGTAGTGTTTTTATACTATGGGACAATTGCAGGTGTTTACTATTTCCCCTCATCAGGCAGCTCCAAAGTCAAGGACATAATTGCTTCTTTGATGTACATGGTGGTCACCCCcatgctgaaccccttcatctacagcctgaggaatAAGGATATGAAATGTGCTTTTCAGAAAATTTTCAGGACCAAGGACACTCCTTGGTGTCATTAATTCAATCTCACTCTCATGGGCACTCATGGGGGCTGTAAAATACGTCTCTTCTAAAAGTTGTAACTTGGACAACTCTTATTGCTGATACCATTCTTCTCCCCGTCTAATTTTATGTttcctttcatctttttcttcacCTGATTGGTGTTTTTCCCTACTTGCTCTCTGAATTCTGTGTATTAATGTTTCCACTTGACTTAAGTGAAATTCCAAACCCTCCCATACCCCTGTGATGTTCACCACAAGCCTTTCAGACTTTTGAGCCCACTTCCTTAGGCTTTAAGATGTTTTCTTATATCCAGCTTTTTCTTTAGTAACCCGCTCTATCTGGTACTGATATCAACACATACTTATATGAATTTTCTTAATACCACcaaattttatgtatttcaagTGTCAGGAATTCAGACGAAGTTACCAAACTGCTTTATCTCTTGAATAGCATTTAGCACAGCTGCCATTAATTCAgcatttaaatgtatattttttttaattctcagcaCAAGCTTCTTATGAGGGTGCAGATATTTTCCAGTTTACAAAAGAGCAAACTAaagcccagagagattaagtaagtAGCTTCCCTAAAATTTAATCTCAGACATGCATGCTTTAAAACCATGTGCTTAACCAGATTACTTTATTGCCATTATCCTGTTCTCTAACACCATTGACAAGTTTGGATGTTTTTGATCCTTATATAAAGTATACAATAAGTACTCTTTTGTATTCCAATTTTTTTGTTCAGTATATTTATGGTTAACTCATTCTTAAggcttttatagttttcaaatgtATCCATATAACTTAATGTATTCATCCATTCTAGTTTTGattgacatttggattgtttccagtttgggacttGTGTACATACTTAAGTGTGGAATTTGGGGGTCACATTGTATGCATATTTCCAGCAATCATAGATAATGCAAGAAAGTTAGACATAGTGTTTGTACCAATTACACTCATCCCTGTAATATGTGAAAAAGTGTGGTCTACTTGCTCTACAACACTTATACTGTCCATATTTTCCACTGTACACATTCTTATGGGGTTTGTGGAAGTActgtattgtggttttaatttgcatttgtctgATAACTCATGTAGTTTTTCTCCTTTGCCTATGCTTATCAATCATTTGGGTATTCTCTCTCATAAAGGATTTGCTCCCAGTCCTTTGCTGCTGTTTTATTGGGTAGTctgcttttttaaataaatttttaggaATTCTTTGTATCTCCTAGATATGAGTCTTTTGTTGCATATATATATtgagaattttttctttcactaTGTGGCTTGCATTTTCAATACTAAATATTAATaggtcttttgatgaacagactTTCTAATCTTATTgcaatataatgtatatatattttttcaatgtgGTTAATTCTatttgtgtcctgtttaagaaatctttgtctattCAAAGGTCTTAAAGATATTACCCTAaaattttgtgtttaaaattttttattttgaacatgatgtaatctatgcagaaatagaagtataatgatgtacacctgaaatttttacaatgttataaaccaatgttactgcaataaacaaaaaatttaaaaaaaaaatttgattttgcctttagtatttgtttttaaagtccATCTGGGTttactttttgtgtatattttaagaTATGGACCCAGATTAATTTTTCCCTGACGGACATCCAATAGATACACAAGAATTTACTGAAAATTACATTCTTTGCCCCCTGAAGTACTGTCTTTGTCATAAATCAAATGACTGAATATAGGTCATCTtggctatttttccttttatatttccaTTCAAATTTTAGATTCTGcttgacaaaaataaaactattgttATGTTGTTTTGGGGATGTCATTGAACATATAAAACAGCTTGATGAGAACTGccatctttaaaattaaaaagctgtAGCACTCATCAGTACTACCTTCCTTTTCATTGCCAAATAGTATTTCCTTGTATTGAtatacaacattttatttatccattcttcagttgatagacattgggtcgtttccagttttttggctattatgaataatgctgctaggaccattatgtacaagtttttcatttccattggatatatacctaagatTGGATTTTTggggatcatatggtaactctatatttgaccttttgaggaactgctgaattgttttccaaagtagccacacaattttgcattcccaccatgtatgtataagggttccaatatctccatatcctcaccaacacttgatattgtccttcttttggtttctgttatcctaggggatgtgaagtggtatctcattattgttttgatATTTagttctctaatgactaatgatgttgagcatcttttcatgtgcttattagtcaTACGTACATCTTTtccagagaaatgtctattcagattctttgtctttcaacaaatggtgctgggacaacttgATAGCCACATGCCTAAGGAATAATTTGAACCCTACCtcatttcatttacaaaaaataaattaaaatggatcAAGACCTAAGAGTacgaattaaaactataaaactcttagaaggaaacacaGCTGGAAATCCTAATAACCTTGATTAGGCAACAGTTTCTTAAATAGGACAACAAaaatacaagcaacaaaagaaaaaatagatacactagatttcatcaaaataaaaaattttcctcATCAAAGGACCCTATCAAGAGTGAAAATGCAACCCaaggaattggagaaaatatttgtaaatcatgtatctgataagggtttaatatcaagaatatataaagcactGTTGCAACTCACCAAAAAATAccaaacaagccaattaaaaataggaaaaagacttgagtagacatttctccaaagaagatctacaaatggCTAATATAACACAAAAACacgctcaacattattagtcattagggaaatgcaaatcaaaaccataatgatacccactaggatggctagaatttaaaaaatggaaaataacatatgttggtgagggtgtggagaaattgacAGCCTTAACCAATACTGTTAAGAATGTAAAACGGTTCAGCCATTGTGGAAAGAAGTTTGCCCATTCctcaaatttaaacatatattttcatatgaaCTAGCAATTCCAATCCTACACggatacccaagagaactaaaagcatgtattcaaacaaaaattttacaTGAATTTTCATAGCATCTCTATCTATAGCAGCTAAAAGTAGAAAAAAGTTCAACTGTCCATCAACTgagaaatggataaacaaaaattatatccatacaatggaacattattaagccttaaaaaggaatgaagtactaatatatgctacaacatggatgaaccttgaaaacattatgccaagtgaaagcaGACAGATACAAAAGACCACACATattgtaagattccatttatatgaaatgtccacaataAGCAAATCCACAGAGGCAGAAAGCAGATTAATTATTGCCAGAGTGGCTGGGAGaggggaatgaggagtgactgcttagTAGGTACATGATTACATGGTTTCTTTctaggtgatgaaaatgttctgcaatAAATAGTAGAGATGGTTGCAAAGCATTACATATGTGCTAAAAGCCACTGAGTTCCTcactttaaattaattaaaatggtgaattttgggTTACATgaactttatctcaataaaaaaggcATAATGTGAATTCCAGAATAACcactaaaaataatacaaagtagaaAAGATAAATCCTTCATAGTGTTCCGTAAAATAGCATCCTAAGAAATACTCAGTCAATCTAAAAGAAGGCAAAAGTGGAGTGatagaaaagtgaaaaaacaggtggaatgagaagaaatagcaaaatGGTAAACTTAAGCTCAATCATATTAGCAATTACGTTAAatgcaaatggactaaatgctcccattaaaagACAGGGATTGTAAAAttgaattaaacacacacacacagtacatgCTATCTACAggaaataaactttaaatatgAAGAATACAAAAAAGGTTGAAAGCAAAAGCATGGAAAAATGATATCACAAACACTAATCATATGAAGGCCAGAATAACTATAAATATAAGTCAAAGAAGATTTCAAGATAAGGTGAATTAccaaagacaaaaaagagaaatttcttcATAATAGAAGGATAAATTAatcaagaagacaaaataatCTTAAATGTGTAGGAACCTAACAACTGAGCTCCAAAACACATGAAGACAAAATTGACAACTGAAAGGAAATATAGACAAATACATGATTGGAGATTTTAACATCTCTTTCGGCAACTGATATAACAAGTAGATAATAaatcaataagcatatgaaagatttttaaaacactaTTAACCagcttgacctaattgacatttattgaacatgaaaagcaacaacagcaaaatgcGCATTTCTTTCAGgcccacatggaacattcaccacaATAGACCACACACTTGACAGCTGAAGGAGctgcttttatttttgctgatgAAATATATAACAAGAATGACCATATGATGGGTCACACAAAAGCCTCAATAAACTTCAAAGAattgaaataacataaaatatgatCTTTAAGAACAATGGAATTCAACAagaaaacaatgataaaaataataatcaggaAATCTccaattatttggaaataaagcCAGGCATTTCTAAATAGCCCAAATAACACATatcaatgaaaattagaaaataataaaaactgatagtaataaaaacaaaacatatcaaaatttgtgagctGCAACTCATAGAGTGAGAAAAAATTTCTATCCTTTAATGCTtatgttagaaaaaaaaagtgaaaaatcaatGGTGTATGTGTCCACGTTAAGTaggtaagaaaagaaaagcaatttaaatccaaagaaaatagaaggaagaaaataatgaagacaaatgtgaacagcaataaaataaaaacaagtatatgatagagaaaaatcaactaaACCAAACTTTGATATTTTGCAAAGATTACTAAAATTAACAAACCCTTACCAAGTCTGCTCaagttaaaaggagaaaacaaagatcATAATTTCAGAAATGGCAAAGAGGATATCCCCAAAGATAGCAGAGACACTGAAAAGACATTAAGAGATTTTAAACTTACTATAGGGGTACAATATGCAAAATAATGCAGTATTTTGCATGAGAATAGACAATCGATTATTGAAAAATAGTAGAGTCCAGACATAGACCCACACTCATCTGcttaattgaaaaatttaaaatctaagtTTTAAAGCTCCTAGAAGACAATGTTGAATAATATCTTCACAATCTTGagttaaatatatttcataaacaGGTCACATAAAACATTATCTAGAAAAGGATAAACGGGTAATTGGACCTCATCTAAATTAAAATCAGTCCATCAGAAgactgttaaaaaaatgaagaatcaagTTCACTGACTGGAAGAAACTATTCACAACATATAAAGTTGATAAagtcttcatatccagaatacatGAATTAAAAATTCCTACAAATCATTATCAAAAGAGAATCAACCCAATAAAAATGCACAGACtcttttcaaaagaagatataagaatggccaataagcacgtgaaaatgtgctcaacatccttaagaatcaaggaaatacaaattaaaaccacaatgagaaaccactTCATACACTCTAGAATGGAATAATGTTAACTCTAAGATTCTATTGTGAGAGAACATTTTGTTTTCTGACTTATTTACCTGATAAAACCAAAGTCCAGAGACGATAAGTGAACTTCACAAAGTCACAGAGCAGTTCATTTAGGGTTCAAGGACTGGGATTGGGCAATGAACCAAGGCTTTTCCCACAACGAATCCTTTAGGGACTGGTATTCTCAGATGTCTCTGCAACTTCCAACAGGGAGCTCTGGGGATTGTGCCAGAAATTGCATgcagataacatttttttaacttgGTTTCTAGGCAGTCTAGCTGACTCAGGATCTGGGAAGGCATGCTCTCATTTTTCCTTCCTTAGAGCAGATGAGGCTTCCATGTCCCAGTGGTCCCTTCTGCCTTAGTCACAAGGGAAGATGCTGTCTTTTCATTTGACCATCAAATACAGCTTCTCCACTCTCAACAAGAGAGAACCGAGAGCAGAAGAGTCAAACCTCTACCTTAGCATGAAGAAATGAGGAGCTCCTGTTGGCCCAACTCAGGACTGACCATAAGTCATTGGTCATACTTACCCCTTAGACAGTCAAGAGAAGCAGAACGGTCCCTTGGAAATAGTTCCAGGAATCCTGTTTTTGGTATCAGTTGTAGTGCTGAACTTCAACAGATTACAGCAGCTCTTTGAGAATCtgttttctcattcataaaataaGAGAGTTGTATCAGATGGCTTAACATACTTTAGTCCCTGAAGGGTGGAGTGTCTTGGTAGTTTTGATCCAGAGAACTATTTCATCAGGTTATAAACCTAACCCCCTGGACCCTGACAACACAGTTTCCTGAACTCTCCATATACTCCTGAGAGGGGCTTGACATGTGGATGGAGCATGTCAGGTCAGGTTGGCTCTTTTCAAATATAGAAAAGCAAGAGAGTTGGAGGAACATTTCTCAGCACTGGGGAGGAGCACAAAGGAACAGATTCAGACCCTTGAGCAGATATGTTCATATAAATCTGAATTGCAAGCATTAATttcccctgctttcttttttaattaaacaaaagaatatttagttcaaatgtaaaatataaacaaagcGTGCATTCGGTGCTTGTGAAAATACTCAGTTTATTAGACTTACTAATTCAATATCCACAATAGcttatttcattttcagaaaaaattttgaacACCTTATCTGTACTAAAATGTGTGGTAGGCAACCTAATATCTTCACGTAAAGGTCATCTGCTTTATTAACCATCTCTATGAGTAAAGACAATGCTAATAGCTAAATAGTAATACCATACAGTTTCACCATTAATGCTAATAGCTAAATAGTAATACCATACAGTTTCACCATAGCTTTAAAAATCATCTTATTGCCTATCCATCCACTATTTTAGACAATAGATGATTACCTAGTACATACTAAGAAAAAACAAGATGAAAAATGAGTCCCTAGCATTGAGGGACCCACAGTCTAATAGGGACAAGCAACTAATTATAAGGCAATTATGTCAAGCGTTCTACCAAAGACCCGTATAGAGGGCTATGGGAGCACAGAGGATAAAGCAGTGAACTCCAACAggagaatgtaaaatattttcagcTGCTGACACCTGCGCTCTTGctaggtgaggaggaggaggaagacatcCAGGAAGGTGGAATAGCTAAGTAGCAAAAGCATGCAGGCAGGACACGATGAGTTGTTTGAGTGTGAGTGGCTTCATGGGTGAGAATGTGGGGTGGCATGGCATGAGAGGGAAGTGTCCTTGGATGCACATATAGAGACAGAATCACGAGAGGCTGATAATGTCATGATAAGACATAGCTTGGATATTTTCCGGATGGTGATAAGGATCCTCACAATAGCCTATGACATAGATTTAGTTATCCTTCACAGAGagggaaactaaggttcagagaagttaaaggaATTATTCAAAGCCACGTTATTAGGTTTGATACAGATGGTGAATCAAGATTTTCTTAGTGCaaactaaacatttttttcctttactctaTGCAACCTAAATATTCTCCtcagaaacaaataaatgagtcTAATGCAGTGGTTTTAAGTGTATAGATACAGAGGGGATTCAATTTTGAGGAGGGGTATAGGGAATGCTCCCCACATGGTTGTGATATACACCTCCAGATTAAACACACTGGCCGGGGTGTTAGATCATCTGCCATAATAACAAGGTTGAAACCAAAGGACATATCTTTTTCCCAAAATCAATTGTTTTAAGTTTTATTAGTTTATTTGCCCAGAATATCAGAAGAATTCTGAGACTATTAAttcatttttgtgaatttttcatttggaaCCAGTGTAACTGTTTATAATGGGCTGTATGTTTCTACTAAATAATGAGATTCCTGAAGCCCTTGAACAAGAAAAGAGTAAACTGAAATCAACGttcatttatttctaattcttacTGTAAAGGTGATATAACTGAAAGAATATAGCAAAATGTATCACTGCGCTTCCTGCTTTTGGTAAGCTCGTAAATCTGGACTTGGTTGCAGTTGGGCTGTAGAGGAGATAGAGATACCAGAAAGCAAAGGGTCTGGGCCTCTCAGAGTCGAAACCATGGTCCGAGGCGATTACCTTTGCGAGTATAGAAACTGGATATTACCCAAGCATTGGATTGGATTGAAGTGGACTGATTCACATCAATCACACTCACAAAATATAGATGCATAAGCCAAAAATACTAATATCCTCATTTGCCATGAGAACTGTAACTGCCAAATTGAAtggatatttaaattttctaaggtgatggatgtgttaattaagttgattgtggtaatcattttactatgtatatgtaaattaaaacatcacGCTTTATACCTTGAATacgtacaatttttatttgtcaattatgtcTCGATAAcgttggaatgaatgaataaatgaatgaattctctGATGGTGCATTTTCTCCTTATTGCAAACAAGCAGGTTGCTGAACTAGACGCAGCGAGTGGGTTGGTGAATACTGAAAAGCAGCACAGCAGAACTAAGAACTTAGGCTTTTGACTCAGACAAATTTTACTTCAAATCCTAaatgtgtgacctttggcaagctTCTTAacccctctgaacctcagtttctacatctttaaaataaagataatcatAGCGCCACTGCACCGGGTTGTCACAAGAGAATCCACTGGCCAGCACATGGGTAGCGCTCAGCCAGTGTTGGTTATTATTATAACTCCGGCTTTTTCGCTGAATCAGAGCAAGGGCTGTGGATTGGATCAACTTAGTGTCCAGTATTATCTGGTTGTAAGATTTCCAGTGTGTCCTTGCTGTGGCTGCTatggaaaataaagatattcAGGTCTCAAGTACAAGATATCTTCTTCTAGAAACAAACTAAAATGCAGTTTTGAGGGCAAACTAAGGATTTGACACCTTCTAGTTAGGTTTGCAATATATGaatctaataaataaatataagaaggCCCTGTTAGAGCAAAGAAGGGGCCGGGATCTAGAATAGACAGTCTAAAACTCAGGTTTTTAAATCCTAGGGGCCAGAAGAAGAGATTCCAAACTAGGTCGAGAAGCAACTGGAAATGGGAGCATCAAGGTTGTCAGAGAAAAAACACAAGTAATTCCCAGCCATGTGGGGGAAATTGAGGCAGTATTTTCTGCATTTCCTATAGCCTTTTCTTTGGGAAAGCTGGCAACACTAAAAAGGGCCTAAATGGAGCAGACACGATGAAAAATTCTTCctccataactttttttttcctcaaacagGGTAAAAGGCCTTTGATTTTTGTGCTCCTACTTATTTGTCAGAGATTACACCGTGGTTAACT encodes the following:
- the LOC131393604 gene encoding olfactory receptor 1J2-like, which codes for MWPDNRSSVSEFLLLGFPILPEQQDVFFALFLSMYLTTVLGNLLIILLISLDSHLHTPMYFFLSHLAFSDISFSSITVPKMLMNMQTQCHSITYAGCISQVYFFIFFGCLDSFLLAVMAYDRYVAICHPLHYTIIMRDELCVILVAGSWFSSCAQALLHTLLVDQLSFCAGTVIPHFFCDLSVVLKSSCSDTSLNELLILTEGGLIFSLPLSAILGSYIRMAVVILKVPTLERISKALSTCVSHLFVVFLYYGTIAGVYYFPSSGSSKVKDIIASLMYMVVTPMLNPFIYSLRNKDMKCAFQKIFRTKDTPWCH